One Benincasa hispida cultivar B227 chromosome 5, ASM972705v1, whole genome shotgun sequence genomic window carries:
- the LOC120078204 gene encoding F-box/kelch-repeat protein OR23 isoform X2, translating into MKFLPKSCSPIDEIQTSITLIPGLPNDIAALLLSFLPYSHHDRLKSTCKSWRLFFSSKILISLRFTHPNSLSHLLCFFPQDPLIASPFLFDPFSLSWCPLPPMPCNPHVYGLCNFTPISLGPHLYVIGGSLFDTRSFPIDRPSSSSSAFRFDFHSFFWEPISPMLSPRGSFACAAVPDSGQILVAGGGSRHTMFAAAGSRMSSVERYDVERDEWVALDGLPRFRAGCVGFFVRNGDKREFWVMGGYGESRTISGVFPVDEYYRDAVVMELRNGHGTGMWRQIGDMWEEGERRRLGKIVVIENYSHGQPGIFMLDGDEFLRWVEESRVPRKTPFNSSYGFVALNRELYVISYLKTESGEARRLRHHKKGGSLYMQIYNPEKKTWRSLITRSPFHHPMDFDTAAICTVRM; encoded by the exons ATGAAATTTCTTCCTAAATCCTGTTCCCCCATTGATGAAATTCAAACCTCCATTACTCTAATTCCAGGTCTTCCTAATGATATCGCTGCTTTACTCCTTTCCTTTCTCCCTTATTCCCATCATGATCGTCTCAAATCAACCTGTAAATCATGGcgtctcttcttctcttctaaaATCCTAATTTCCCTTCGATTCACTCACCCCAATTCTCTTTCTCACCTTCTCTGCTTTTTCCCTCAAGACCCTTTAATCGCTTCCCCTTTTCTTTTCGACCCATTTTCCCTTTCTTGGTGTCCTCTTCCTCCTATGCCCTGTAACCCCCATGTCTACGGTCTCTGCAATTTCACCCCAATTTCCCTTGGCCCTCACTTGTACGTAATCGGCGGTTCTCTCTTCGATACTCGCTCTTTTCCAATCGACCGTCCTTCTTCGTCCTCCTCTGCTTTCCGATTCGATTTCCATTCCTTCTTTTGGGAACCCATCTCGCCGATGCTGTCGCCGCGGGGGAGCTTTGCGTGTGCTGCGGTTCCTGATTCCGGTCAGATTTTGGTGGCCGGAGGTGGGTCTAGGCACACGATGTTTGCAGCGGCCGGGAGTCGGATGAGCTCCGTCGAAAG GTATGATGTGGAGAGAGATGAGTGGGTTGCACTTGATGGGTTGCCGAGGTTTCGAGCTGGGTGTGTTGGATTTTTCGTTAGAAATGGAGATAAGAGAGAGTTTTGGGTGATGGGTGGCTATGGTGAATCAAGGACTATTTCAGGAGTGTTTCCTGTGGATGAATATTATAGAGATGCTGTGGTGATGGAGCTGAGGAATGGCCATGGCACTGGGATGTGGAGGCAAATTGGGGATATGTGGGAAGAGGGGGAAAGGAGGAGGCTAGGAAAAATTGTGGTGATTGAGAATTATAGCCATGGACAACCTGGAATTTTCATGCTTGATGGTGATGAATTCTTAAg ATGGGTAGAAGAATCAAGAGTACCAAGGAAAACTCCTTTCAACTCATCATATGGCTTTGTTGCATTGAATAGAGAATTGtatgttatatcatatctaAAGACAGAATCTGGTGAGGCTCGAAGGCTACGACATCATAAGAAGGGAGGATCACTGTACATGCAAATTTACAATCCCGAGAAGAAGACGTGGAGATCTCTCATTACCCGGTCACCTTTTCACCACCCGATGGATTTCGATACTGCAGCTATCTGTACGGTTCGTATGTGA
- the LOC120078204 gene encoding F-box/kelch-repeat protein OR23 isoform X1, which translates to MKFLPKSCSPIDEIQTSITLIPGLPNDIAALLLSFLPYSHHDRLKSTCKSWRLFFSSKILISLRFTHPNSLSHLLCFFPQDPLIASPFLFDPFSLSWCPLPPMPCNPHVYGLCNFTPISLGPHLYVIGGSLFDTRSFPIDRPSSSSSAFRFDFHSFFWEPISPMLSPRGSFACAAVPDSGQILVAGGGSRHTMFAAAGSRMSSVERYDVERDEWVALDGLPRFRAGCVGFFVRNGDKREFWVMGGYGESRTISGVFPVDEYYRDAVVMELRNGHGTGMWRQIGDMWEEGERRRLGKIVVIENYSHGQPGIFMLDGDEFLRYEMASNRWVEESRVPRKTPFNSSYGFVALNRELYVISYLKTESGEARRLRHHKKGGSLYMQIYNPEKKTWRSLITRSPFHHPMDFDTAAICTVRM; encoded by the exons ATGAAATTTCTTCCTAAATCCTGTTCCCCCATTGATGAAATTCAAACCTCCATTACTCTAATTCCAGGTCTTCCTAATGATATCGCTGCTTTACTCCTTTCCTTTCTCCCTTATTCCCATCATGATCGTCTCAAATCAACCTGTAAATCATGGcgtctcttcttctcttctaaaATCCTAATTTCCCTTCGATTCACTCACCCCAATTCTCTTTCTCACCTTCTCTGCTTTTTCCCTCAAGACCCTTTAATCGCTTCCCCTTTTCTTTTCGACCCATTTTCCCTTTCTTGGTGTCCTCTTCCTCCTATGCCCTGTAACCCCCATGTCTACGGTCTCTGCAATTTCACCCCAATTTCCCTTGGCCCTCACTTGTACGTAATCGGCGGTTCTCTCTTCGATACTCGCTCTTTTCCAATCGACCGTCCTTCTTCGTCCTCCTCTGCTTTCCGATTCGATTTCCATTCCTTCTTTTGGGAACCCATCTCGCCGATGCTGTCGCCGCGGGGGAGCTTTGCGTGTGCTGCGGTTCCTGATTCCGGTCAGATTTTGGTGGCCGGAGGTGGGTCTAGGCACACGATGTTTGCAGCGGCCGGGAGTCGGATGAGCTCCGTCGAAAG GTATGATGTGGAGAGAGATGAGTGGGTTGCACTTGATGGGTTGCCGAGGTTTCGAGCTGGGTGTGTTGGATTTTTCGTTAGAAATGGAGATAAGAGAGAGTTTTGGGTGATGGGTGGCTATGGTGAATCAAGGACTATTTCAGGAGTGTTTCCTGTGGATGAATATTATAGAGATGCTGTGGTGATGGAGCTGAGGAATGGCCATGGCACTGGGATGTGGAGGCAAATTGGGGATATGTGGGAAGAGGGGGAAAGGAGGAGGCTAGGAAAAATTGTGGTGATTGAGAATTATAGCCATGGACAACCTGGAATTTTCATGCTTGATGGTGATGAATTCTTAAg ATATGAAATGGCATCAAACAGATGGGTAGAAGAATCAAGAGTACCAAGGAAAACTCCTTTCAACTCATCATATGGCTTTGTTGCATTGAATAGAGAATTGtatgttatatcatatctaAAGACAGAATCTGGTGAGGCTCGAAGGCTACGACATCATAAGAAGGGAGGATCACTGTACATGCAAATTTACAATCCCGAGAAGAAGACGTGGAGATCTCTCATTACCCGGTCACCTTTTCACCACCCGATGGATTTCGATACTGCAGCTATCTGTACGGTTCGTATGTGA